From the genome of Solanum lycopersicum chromosome 7, SLM_r2.1:
ACCGACAAACATCACTATAAGACTAAGTAATGGTACAAAACATTAGCTCACGTTTCCAAGGACCATCCTATAGAACCTGAAATACTAAGtagatccactagtctatgctaaaaaagcACTaaagaatcatctaaaaagtatgatcctttctctgcccatgatgactacatgaTTTGTTGTCACGACTGGAGTCTAGACCCTAGCCGAAActggcatcgttgacctctcagagatcGCAGACAAGtctacatacgtcatcgttacatcatctacgttaattttagcagaaaatttgagcCTTTTTGTTTACTTAGAGACTTCATAGTGAGAAACTTTGAACTCGCATAACACAATCTACATAAAGTCATGAGCGTTCACAAAAACCATCTACTatcaagataatcaaatgaaagacatagtcaatatttgtataaaatatagagttgccaaaatggcaccaatacaatatcTGAAAATAATTGGGAAAGAAaaactagtggaacatactccactagctaatTTCTACGTCTGATGctagaataaaatagtaagcatcctcgaaagtatgagggcctaccaaatcTGAATGAAAGCTTCAAGTCCGGATAACTTCAGCGTCGATTCGTAAGTTCTAGAGTCCAGCTGCatctgcacctaaaagtagagagttgtatgggattagtacacacttgtactaagtatgggtatatgcaaccacacaccaaggacatgcatgattaagaagagttatctcctaacgatatgaattGTGGAAAGTCAATTTAGTGGACTTGGAAAAATCTGATCAGGAAAGTCATGTTATGAGAGTAACAAGCATCATCATACATTTCATTTTACAaacaacatataacatattgcacatatcatattatatagttCATATAATTCCttcatattccatgagaccttggaatcataaacttgacattaggacttcccaaaatgagcgctcaacatatgggaccttaaCTAGGGAGCCgtctttagaaaacacagagtctgcttcattaattcatacgcacttcattttcattcgttcgtaagctagtgtaaacaccatccacacctaggatgtagtttaagactttcatcgggttcactgtgcaatgaccaagaatgacctagtgtcattacttaagtctaggtCACCTCTTTATCATcttatcctaacacctttggtatcgttcatttcattatgtgcattatcTGAGGTtgacctcattctttctttgggaactttaaccttaagcgacatagatcatgtgagcattatGAAATCCAGTTTTtaaccccacactgaaaagaggtggaatcaccggccaaactgaaccaaaacatgctagagtATATAGGGAGTCAAACCCTGCTAGAACCCTATATTGGctgtataggttcaaagactaggaaatATAAGGACACCCATTCCAGTACGGaaggacagtctcatctcatgagaattacacgaacctctgccttcccaaaagaaggaattgcaactcatagctagcctatagGTGCTttgtataaagttccattacattcatatcataacattatGGAAggtggcttctagcatgagggcatcatagctcattagatgatttctcatctcatcattagtattgagtatgcattaacttcaatactttcattagagtgttcatagagactgttCTCTTCATCAACTTTACTCTCTTATAGGTGAGTACgtcttggtaacatttacttggGCTAATTCGAGATTCCTCTTACCTTTCGctttagcctcttatcatgttgtcaccacatacTTTAACTTTAGCACATTAACTCTTCGTATTTCTCAATGctttacgtgaatgttcttttcatcatatgccaatgcacttgaccttttagtgtgtttcacactctgaCTTAACCCTTCTGGGGTctcatcattcatcacatagcATCTTAGATTCACTTTCTTTATAACGTATGCtggacttatgagtccacacacacaagccatgaggcttcattcatagttcattaAGCGATTCATATtgcccaagattatgtggtacaaaaCTTATGCATCTTTTAAGTATGCCAATGTCTCAATTTGATTCCTCTAGGAAACATTCATTAAGTATTTAATCACGTAAGACttgtgtcaatacggaattgggcaagggaaccctaTTTAAAATCCCTTGTATAacacttatttaattttctttaggCTTTTTGTTGTCATAAACCCTTTGGCTAGGGAATCCGAGATCCATTCTCCACACCTAcactttttttttgattttgccTCAAACAATTCGGCCTGGGGGACCAAGATTGAACCCCCACGcccacatattttctttttcctttattaCTTGCTTCATTTGTTTAGATTAAGAGGGTgcgggatcgaacccccacaacctcacctTATTTTAATTGCATTTTCTCCTTACCTCCTCATTCTGCCAAGAGgatgtgggttcgaatcccacatacataatttttttaattatttctttatatcatttttctcCTCTCTCCTTCATccatccaagaggttgtgggttcgaaccccacacgccttcttttagtttttcccttaatttttcaCTTAAACTTTACCCTATTTCAAATCCCCTTTATcacatttcatttttattttatttttataacatgtatagtgtgaggtcttgggttcaatccccactgacctcaagcattaaaaatatttttttaacgtGATTTTTTTATAGTATGCTGCCAAAAAACAAATTTTCagaatgctggaaatttgttaaCCCTCTTTGcagttcatttttttcaacttttaaatgTTAGATTTAGGATAAATTTTTGTGTAAAATCTAGTGCATATTTAGGATTAGGTTTCATGGTTACTTATAAGAATTTAATCACCTTTTTGCAGTCTATTTTCTCATCTGCTTTCACGTTAACCATTAATACATTTCGAGTAGTTTTTTCGGGAGATCTTTAGATGCAATTTCAAGATTACTTTCAATCAagaattttcatttaattcagCAACCTTGAacttatatgaacatcacgtttttaacatattcatacacataaaatacaacaaTGCCAAATTTCATGCTTTTAGCTGAGACCAAGTCACAGTACACACGTGCACTCATAAGTCAACATATCACACATTTTCGGAGacattttcttcatttctatATAATTCCGAATATACATTCATTCACGTAGTCGCAACCAAACCTAAAATCACCTACTAGAAGTCATACCAACCTAAGATCATTGGCAGCTAGACCCAGGGACacgcaacggggaacaaccctagttttcgagtagattcatctgagccttaagggtctcttgaGAAAGGGACCGAGAGGGAAGAAAACCCATATCTGAAGTTGTTCAAAAGTGATTCAACGTTCTACCTATATCTCCACTAAGACAACACCTCATCACCGAAACCACAAGCAAAATCCATTGGAAATTGGTTTTTACTTTTTCGTTTTTAAGCTTGTTTGAGCGTTCAATTCTGGATGAActttatgttttcctttttggtTCTGTTTGTTCTCTTGTTTTACAGAGAGTTGAGCGTGAatgtgtgagagagagatggTGAAAAACATGTGGGTGTGTTAGCTTAGGATTAGGAGATTAGGGAGAGACCTAGTCAAATTaggattaattattttaattaataattaaaaatctgatttttcctttttcttaaatcatcaattaaatattaatttattaaattaattcaccaaataaaataatgaaattaaatcattgctctcacctaggttcgaacccgggtggagcaagatttcacTCAAAGGGCCAATTTCGGCCCTTTCTTCCCAAATTGCCCCTCCAccatgttaattaatttattaattaaatatttaggataattacaatactaccattagcctggaaaaagactattttaccATATActctccaaacttaagattacccctttttaagtccggttaagactcatctaggtagaTCTTCATGTGCCCTACATGTAGGGATGTTCAAAACCGAACTGAAACCGATAAGTCGAAccgataaaaaagttattggttTATAGTATTGGGTTATTGACTTAGTGGTTTtgataacaatttttattttttttgttatcaggTTATTGGTTCTTAACggtttaaaattttttcttaatgGGTTAACCGATAACCCgatagtaattaaataattatatttgtacCATTTTGTATATTAAGTCCTCGACTAGGTGTTTaatttcctacttttatttttggttgtctcaaacacttgattattctacaatgtaaaagtgtttgcttttgagcaagatgtaacttgtgaactcaagtgcatggtttatttggtttgtcaccttgtttttaagtgattttcaatgtttttcttttgtgtcaaaTATTAACGGTTAAACCGATAACCAAACCGATAACGATACAAAACCGATAAACCAATAATCAATAAGCCAATATCTTTATGGTTCCATAATGGTTAGCATCTATACAAACCGATAACCAATAAGCGAACCTGATAAACTtcaaaaccgaaccgaaccaGCCGATACACAACCCtacctacatggctggacccaacctttcctagctcaactaactcaccaagttggttggcttggctgttgcaagggttcagaggtctagttctacgcgcatcaattcgTGTGAACCCGGCCTAATCGTAGgtattctagacacattaaacattacttagcatagccatttttagggttgttacattatccccccataggaacattcgtccccaaatgacactTCTTATAATCTAGCACAACGCcagtcatatcataacatagGTATTATACAGAGTCAATTAATAACAACCAGGAATGGAGGAGTTAAGGAAACTTAGACTTCAGAGTAGAAaatctaacctcaagagctgaaGAGATAAGGTTAGCAGGATCTTATATCGGCCTTGGCCTCCCACGTaacaccctcaacaagatggttcctccacaataccttcactgtggcaacCTTCTTGTTTCTCAACCTCTTTACATGCCAGTATAAAATCTCAACAGGAACCTCCTCATAGACAAGTCTTCATCAACTCCCAAATTTTTAACAGGCAGAATCGATGCTGGATCACCaaggcacttctttaacatagagacaAGAAAAACTGGATGAAGAAAAGCTAGCTTCGCAGGCAAcgccaactcataggccacctcacccacacgctgtaggatctcatatggcccaacatacctcggactcaacttccccttcctACCAAaactcatcacccccttcacaggtgatatcttcaaatagtcctagtcaccaacatcaaactctaaagCTATTTTCTGTTGTCTGCATCGGACTAATACCGACTGTAAGCAGTATCCAACCTGTCGCTAATCACCCTGACCTTCTGTatggcctcatgaatgatctctggacccaaaatggatgactctaTAATCTCGAACCACCCAAAtggagacctacaccttctaccatacaatgcctcaaatggtgccatcccaatgcttgagtgataactgttattatacgcgaactctatcaaaggcagaTGGTCGTCCCAACTACCTCTGAAGGATCTTTAGAAATATGAAGTGAACTGAGCTCCTTTATctaaaatgatagacaaaggaatctcATGCCATCTcataatctcatcaatgtagggtctcgcataatcctcggctctataagtagacttcacagggataaagtgggtaGACTTAGTCTtcctgtccacaataacccatatggagtcatgctgtctcctagtcttcggaagactaaccacgaagtccatattaatggacTCCTACTTCCAAGTTAGAACCTCAATCATCTGAGTAAGACCGCGAGGCTTAAGATGTTTTTCTATAAcctgttgacaattaggacacttggccacATATTCAACAATGTCTTTCTTCATGCCATCGCACTAATAGATCTGCTtaaggtcacgatacatcttggtggaacctggatgtatcgAATATTTGGAATTATGGGCCTCTGCAACAATTTTGgtccgcaaatcatccacatctggtacaTTTAGCTAGTCCTGGTACCTAAGTATGCCGTCACCTCCCATAAGAAAAGACATTCATATTTACCAACACTAAGTCCTTAAACTCCATCAACACcggatcaagatgctgacccttcttgacctcaactaccaaggatgattcataactaggatgaactgaaacaccttcactagtagagtcaaccaaccgcACACCCAGTCAAGCCAGTATGTGTACATCTTTCACCAACTCTTTCTCTCATTCTCAACGTGGGATGTACTCCCCATACTCATCCTTctcaaagcatcagctacaacattagccttacctggatggtagtggacattcatgtcatagttcTTCAACATCTCCAACCATTTCCGCTGATGTAGGTTCAACTCCCTCTGCGTGAACACGTATTGGAGACTtttgtggtctgtgaacacatccacatgcacttcatacaagtagtgcctccacgttttagtgcaaacaccacagttgccaactccaggtcatgagtgggatgattcttttcatgaaccttgagctgtctggaTGCATAAGCTATGACCTTACCACCCTgaataagaacacaacccaaaccaaccttagatgcatcacaataaatagtgtaattctcaccaGACATAGGCAAAGTCAGCactggggctgaagtgagtctgtccttgagctcctggaaactcttctcacaagtctccgCCCATTCAAACTTGACTTTCTTCTTCGTCAAAGCTGTGagtggggcagcaatggaagaaaaacacTCCACGAACTTGCGATAATAACCATCCAATCCCAAGAAGCTACCGATATAggtgggagtaagaggttttgtCCAGCTCTTAACAGCCTCAGTCTTCTTCGGGTCTACCTCCACACCTttgtcggacacaacatgacttaggaaggtcactgatctaagccagaattcacacttgctgaatttggcatacaactgatgttgtctaagtagcTGCAAGGTTAGtatcaaatgttgttcatgctcttccttggtcttagagtagatgagaatgtcatcaatgaatactatgacgaaagagtcaaggtattcacggaagacccTGTTCATAAGATCTATAAATATAGCTAGtacattagtgagaccaaatgacatgactaggaactcataattaCCATACAGGGTACGAAAGGCTATCTTTGGGATACCTTCATTCCTAAACCTAAGCTTATGGTACcatgaacgaagatcaatctttgagaagaaactagacccttgaaGCTGATCGAATAAGTCATCTATTCtaggaagtggatacttattcttgatagtgactttgttaagatgccgataatcgatacacattatAAGGGTtctatctttctttttcacaaacaacactggagcgcactaaggggatatgctcggctgagtgaaacccttatcagtgagatcttttaactacaCCTTCAACTCATTGAGTTCAACTGAAGCCATTTTGTAAGGAGGAATCGAAATTGGTTTAGTGTCGGGTTCCAAGTaaataccaaagtcaatctttCGGAGGGGAGGAACTCTAGGGAAATAATCAGGAAACacatcttggaactcattcactacaggctgtgagtctatggaaggaatatCATGATCTAGATCATTACACTCACAAAATCACATAGTAAGCCCTTGGGCATAATTTTATTGGCTTTAAGGtttgaaatcaagggattaggacgACTTGAGTTGTACCCCTTCTAGACCAGCTTTActtcattagggaaacgaaATTTCATAACCTTACTACGTCAATCCTCACAAGCATAGAAACTACGATGCAAGTCCATGACAAGAATGATGTCAAAATCGTTCATAGGTAACTCAACCAAGTATGCCACATAGTCCTACCACctacaactattgggcaatccttgtaaactctatcagttcttacattttctcctaaaggtgtactaacctctataggatcatgcaaaacttcaggaaatatctcaaaagtgagagaaactaaaggagttacaaaggaaagcatATACCttggatcaagtaaggcataaacAGAAGctgagaatacttgcagcatacctgtgactacatcagcggacttctcctgctcctctcTGCCTTTCAGGGCGTAGAATCtgttcctcttaggaggctcGGCTGCTGCTACAATCTGTGgattaggcctaggctgagcTTTACCTCTAGCCTGACCCCTGTTTTGTGGGCAATCTTTGACCATGTGCCCGCTCTTCCCGAAACCGAGCAAGCATTAGTGCACTGTCTGCACTCTCCACTGTGAGTATGACCACACATGGCACACTCTCTTCTGGGATGCTGCACATCACCTCCATTTACTTTCTTGGGCTCGAGTCTTCCTCCTTTAGGTGATGCACGCTTTCGAGAGTTAGAGTTCCCTGAACTCTGATGCCCCTTTTTAAATCTGGGCTGCTCACGGACGCCGAAGTTGTTCCTGCCGCCACCGTTACTAGGAGCTGCCTGATCAGAAGGTTTAGGCATCCTAACCTCACGGACACCTGATATACCTGATTCGCTCTAATTTACTTCTTGAAACAAAGTAAAAGCAGTgacatcaagtaaagaacccaactagtgaagttgggatcgttcccacgaggaaaatggtttagacttaactttattctattattacttctatttagtcaattatttctcgaaaacaaataactaaaggggggttttgattaatgaaagcaattaactaaattaaactaaacaagtgacaggttcaagtattggagtttACTCATGTAttgagagtaactagggcgtaagtgttccccataggctCCTAActcggtaattctagctataacaatcctttccgaGCATcttacatgcaaagtgataagttaggtatctcttaATCCTTGGTTCGACATCTAGataatttcactctgcaccttgtccggctacatgtgttgctttactaaacctcatctttacctcatattaagcatcatattcgatatttgactaagttgttacttcgtaccaaccgacactatcctattagatagtatacactacatctgtgttgataattcttttcctattatctaccgcTGGTCCGGCAAGTATaaataaggcgagttctaacgttgaccatccattaaaaaaacttctaagcgaaataattatcaatacatgcaaggcACTGTTCTAGAATCGTTATTTTAGCCAAGTTTTAgcttgttatttacccatggttcccacaaccctagttatggagtttagttacccatgctaatagtcacacaattcataataataataatgtaagaattcatgcacttaatttgatgagaatgaacaaaatctaaaaatttacttgaataaatcaCAAAACACCCAAAATCGAAAGTTTAATACTAAGAcaataaaactgaaaattattcaaaagtataaccccaaa
Proteins encoded in this window:
- the LOC138337417 gene encoding uncharacterized protein, which gives rise to MPKPSDQAAPSNGGGRNNFGVREQPRFKKGHQSSGNSNSRKRASPKGGRLEPKKSGHMVKDCPQNRGQARGKAQPRPNPQIVAAAEPPKRNRFYALKGREEQEKSADVVTGMLQVFSASVYALLDPRYMLSFVTPLVSLTFEIFPEVLHDPIEPVVNEFQDVFPDYFPRVPPLRKIDFGIYLEPDTKPISIPPYKMASVELNELKV